The following proteins are encoded in a genomic region of Candidatus Binataceae bacterium:
- the waaF gene encoding lipopolysaccharide heptosyltransferase II has protein sequence MTSTFAQSAPHLSALRALESAPRRVIVKEVNWLGDLVMSLPALRAIRREFSQAHLAVLVKKELASFFDGASWIDEVIPYVVRGGLAGIFDRRRTVGEVRSRSFDLAILFPRSFESAFWMTMARVPRRAGFVADARGAMLTHRAVAPPAAMAKHQVHYWLSMIHETLGISGDAGDYAVDVHEANRDRMREWLGAHRKAPRSRLIAIAPAAAYGPAKEWPAENYGALIDLLAERYDADCVLVGAPSERARCEDVVRASRIDAAVAAGETTIGELIAMLSLSDAFIGNDSGCMHLAGALGIPTVAIFGSTNPDRTGPLGPRTRVIYHRLECSPCLARTCRFGHYNCLRQVVPGEVADALLALNKPA, from the coding sequence ATGACAAGTACCTTCGCGCAGAGCGCCCCTCATCTTAGCGCGTTGCGTGCGCTCGAATCGGCGCCACGCCGGGTCATCGTCAAGGAAGTCAACTGGCTGGGCGACCTCGTGATGAGCCTGCCGGCGTTGCGCGCGATTCGCCGCGAATTTTCCCAAGCTCATCTCGCGGTGCTCGTGAAAAAGGAGCTTGCGAGCTTCTTCGACGGCGCATCGTGGATTGATGAAGTAATTCCATACGTCGTTCGAGGCGGACTGGCCGGCATTTTCGATCGGCGTCGAACCGTCGGCGAGGTTCGATCGCGGAGCTTCGATCTGGCCATCCTGTTTCCACGCAGCTTCGAGTCCGCGTTCTGGATGACGATGGCGCGCGTGCCACGGCGCGCCGGGTTTGTCGCCGATGCGCGGGGAGCGATGCTCACGCATCGCGCGGTCGCGCCGCCCGCGGCGATGGCCAAGCACCAGGTTCACTACTGGCTATCCATGATTCACGAAACGCTCGGCATCAGCGGAGACGCTGGCGACTACGCGGTCGATGTTCACGAAGCCAATCGCGATCGCATGCGCGAATGGCTCGGGGCGCATCGCAAAGCGCCGCGCTCACGTCTCATCGCGATCGCACCCGCGGCAGCATACGGTCCGGCCAAGGAATGGCCGGCGGAGAACTACGGCGCTCTAATCGATCTGCTCGCGGAGCGCTACGACGCTGACTGCGTTCTCGTTGGCGCACCGTCAGAACGTGCGCGCTGCGAGGACGTAGTGCGCGCGTCACGTATCGACGCGGCAGTCGCGGCCGGCGAGACGACGATCGGCGAGCTGATCGCGATGCTCTCGCTCAGCGACGCCTTCATCGGCAACGACTCGGGATGCATGCATCTGGCGGGCGCGCTCGGAATTCCCACCGTCGCGATCTTCGGCTCGACCAATCCCGATCGCACGGGGCCGCTCGGTCCGAGGACGCGCGTGATCTATCATCGCCTCGAATGCAGCCCCTGTCTCGCGCGCACCTGCCGCTTCGGTCATTACAACTGCCTGCGCCAGGTCGTTCCCGGCGAAGTCGCCGACGCTTTGCTCGCTCTGAACAAACCCGCCTGA
- a CDS encoding TlpA disulfide reductase family protein, translated as MPATLPSFALGDGARERKFPSGRIALLCFVKEDCPTCGLTMPLIEAAHRAFSDGIDVWAIGQDREGNAKLVERHHLTTPMLDDSALKISFAYDLDTVPTIILADANGAELRRFVGFGREDWRNLMNEAARRTGKPPPALDWNSYPELRPGCGSKSVDPEIAERLEAEARGERMVARRIELGDHEDVFEFMFERGLTDGLPAVPPTPERVARMLTGTMRDPREVIATVPPNLAPLTIEKVAINAVMAGCRPEYLPVVNAVLEAVCTDEFNIHGIMSTTWGATPVIVVNGPIRRRLGMNMGMMALGYGNRANATIGRAVKLALRNVGGAKPGDIERSTLGAIGKFTTCFAEWEERSPFEPLHVERGFGKDENVVTVFGLEAGSRQIADQTSRTARALVGSLGLGLEACWHPKQHGSGEVLLIICPEHADTIARDKWTKGQIRARIQEITSRPLRELIPDDESGEGVPLKALGLTNPTPEQLEQKIPKFRRPENINMIVAGGEAGKFSAIFAGWVSGPMGSSSVSRRIEEVP; from the coding sequence ATGCCCGCGACACTTCCGTCGTTCGCACTCGGCGACGGCGCGCGCGAGCGCAAATTTCCCAGCGGACGGATCGCCCTGCTCTGCTTCGTCAAGGAAGATTGCCCGACCTGCGGCCTCACGATGCCGCTGATCGAGGCGGCGCATCGCGCATTCTCGGATGGTATCGACGTGTGGGCGATCGGGCAGGATCGCGAGGGCAACGCCAAGCTCGTCGAGCGGCATCATCTCACGACACCGATGCTCGATGACTCGGCGCTCAAAATATCGTTCGCCTACGATCTCGACACGGTACCGACGATCATTCTCGCCGACGCAAACGGCGCCGAGCTGCGCCGCTTCGTCGGGTTCGGTCGCGAGGACTGGCGTAACCTGATGAATGAAGCGGCGCGCCGGACTGGCAAGCCGCCGCCTGCGCTCGACTGGAATTCGTATCCCGAGCTGCGGCCGGGATGCGGCTCGAAGTCCGTCGATCCCGAAATCGCCGAGCGGCTCGAGGCCGAGGCGCGCGGCGAACGGATGGTCGCGCGGCGTATCGAGCTCGGCGACCACGAAGATGTCTTCGAGTTCATGTTCGAGCGCGGCCTCACCGACGGCTTGCCGGCCGTGCCGCCGACGCCCGAGCGCGTAGCCAGAATGCTCACCGGAACGATGCGCGATCCGCGCGAGGTGATCGCGACGGTGCCACCAAATCTGGCGCCGCTGACGATCGAAAAAGTCGCGATCAATGCCGTGATGGCCGGATGCCGGCCCGAGTATCTGCCGGTCGTCAACGCGGTGCTCGAAGCGGTCTGCACCGACGAGTTCAATATCCACGGCATCATGTCCACGACGTGGGGCGCGACGCCAGTGATTGTCGTCAACGGTCCGATTCGTCGCCGCCTCGGCATGAACATGGGCATGATGGCGCTCGGCTACGGTAATCGCGCCAACGCCACAATCGGCCGCGCGGTTAAGCTCGCGCTGCGCAACGTCGGCGGCGCGAAGCCCGGCGACATCGAGCGCTCGACGCTCGGCGCGATTGGCAAGTTCACAACTTGTTTCGCCGAATGGGAAGAGCGCAGCCCTTTCGAGCCGCTTCATGTCGAGCGCGGCTTCGGCAAGGACGAAAATGTCGTGACGGTGTTCGGACTCGAAGCGGGCTCGCGGCAGATCGCCGATCAAACGTCGCGCACGGCGCGCGCGCTCGTCGGCAGCCTGGGCCTTGGCCTCGAGGCATGCTGGCATCCGAAGCAGCATGGCTCGGGCGAGGTGCTGCTCATCATCTGCCCCGAGCATGCCGACACGATTGCGCGTGACAAATGGACCAAGGGTCAGATTCGCGCGCGCATCCAGGAGATCACGTCGCGGCCGCTGCGCGAGTTGATCCCCGACGACGAGAGCGGCGAAGGAGTTCCGCTCAAGGCGCTGGGCCTCACGAATCCGACGCCCGAACAGCTCGAACAAAAAATTCCGAAGTTCCGCCGGCCCGAGAATATAAATATGATCGTCGCGGGCGGCGAGGCCGGTAAGTTCTCCGCTATCTTCGCGGGCTGGGTTTCCGGCCCGATGGGCTCATCCAGCGTGAGCCGGCGCATCGAGGAGGTGCCATGA
- a CDS encoding DUF190 domain-containing protein — MQPLEDAVLLRIHIGEAERSGSRPLYEAIVLKARELKLAGATVLRGPMGYGANSQIHSAKILRLSTDLPIVIEIADSPQKINAFLPVLDSMMGSGLVTLEKVQVLHYGHNKKS, encoded by the coding sequence ATGCAGCCACTCGAAGACGCGGTATTACTCAGAATTCATATCGGCGAAGCGGAGCGCAGCGGCAGCAGGCCGCTCTACGAGGCGATCGTGCTCAAGGCGCGCGAATTGAAACTCGCCGGCGCGACGGTGCTGCGCGGTCCGATGGGCTACGGCGCCAATAGCCAGATTCATTCGGCAAAAATTCTGCGCCTCTCGACCGACTTGCCGATCGTGATCGAGATCGCCGACTCGCCGCAAAAGATCAACGCGTTTCTGCCGGTGCTCGACTCGATGATGGGTTCGGGCCTCGTCACCCTCGAAAAGGTGCAGGTCCTGCACTACGGCCACAACAAAAAATCGTGA
- a CDS encoding UGSC family (seleno)protein yields MKQVILDPTDERVPIRRTLTPRSGEIRGRVAILDISKPRGDVLIERLADHLIDRLPGVEVKRYRKPTFTKPAPDELRRRIAEESDFVIEALADUGSCTTCSVHDSVWFENNRKPAVMIASNTFVDAAEKQAAALGLPELHRVFVPHPIQDATDDEMRAKADAIVDQVIDALKR; encoded by the coding sequence ATGAAGCAGGTCATTCTTGATCCCACCGACGAGCGCGTGCCGATTCGCCGCACGCTCACGCCGCGGTCCGGCGAAATTCGCGGCCGCGTTGCGATCCTCGACATTTCCAAGCCGCGTGGCGACGTGCTGATCGAGCGTCTTGCCGATCATCTCATCGATCGGCTACCCGGCGTCGAAGTGAAGCGCTATCGCAAACCCACGTTCACCAAGCCGGCGCCCGACGAGTTGCGCCGCCGCATCGCGGAGGAAAGCGACTTCGTTATCGAAGCGCTAGCCGATTGAGGGTCATGCACAACGTGCAGTGTGCACGATTCAGTATGGTTCGAAAATAATCGCAAGCCCGCGGTGATGATCGCGTCGAATACTTTTGTCGACGCCGCAGAAAAACAGGCCGCTGCGCTCGGCCTCCCCGAGCTGCATCGCGTCTTCGTGCCGCATCCGATCCAAGACGCGACTGACGACGAGATGCGCGCCAAAGCCGACGCGATCGTCGATCAGGTTATCGACGCGCTGAAGAGATAG
- a CDS encoding RidA family protein, producing the protein MEKKHINPDTLMAPRGYTHVVSVDAPGRIVYISGQVAFGKDGKLVGAGDLGAQTRQVVTNLKAALEAAGATPADIVKLNTYIVNYKPADYPGFAAARNELAAGGSPPASTMVGVSALAVDGLLIEMEAIAIVK; encoded by the coding sequence ATGGAAAAGAAGCACATCAATCCTGATACCCTGATGGCGCCGCGCGGCTACACCCACGTCGTCAGCGTCGATGCTCCCGGCCGCATCGTGTATATTTCGGGCCAGGTCGCGTTCGGCAAAGATGGCAAGCTGGTTGGCGCGGGCGACCTCGGCGCGCAGACTCGCCAGGTGGTGACTAACCTAAAGGCGGCTCTGGAAGCCGCCGGCGCGACACCCGCCGATATCGTCAAGCTCAACACTTATATCGTCAACTACAAGCCGGCCGATTACCCGGGCTTTGCGGCGGCGCGCAACGAGCTCGCCGCGGGCGGAAGTCCGCCGGCCTCGACCATGGTCGGAGTCAGCGCGCTCGCCGTTGACGGATTGTTAATCGAGATGGAAGCGATCGCGATCGTCAAGTAA
- the lpxD gene encoding UDP-3-O-(3-hydroxymyristoyl)glucosamine N-acyltransferase produces MKLSELASRLNLALRGDGAIEIFTPAPVEAAGPGTIIFVAAPKYASALQSKVSAAITTAELAADAKCATLISKNPYADFSRVLEIFFPPYRPAPGIDPTAKIAPDAKLGENASVGAYAVIGAGVRIGRDAVIHPHATIYPNVTAGDNFTCHSHASIREGTTIGNRVTIMNNAVIGADGFGYVEADGGLVKIPQVGTVLIEDDVEIGANTTVDRAMIGVTILHRGVKTDDQVHIGHNCEIGEYSRFSAFAGVSGSVRVGKWTQWGGQTGSADHIKIGDRAMIGAQAGVHNDIEEGAVVLGSPAIDVRKARRYMAILPRLPELFRRLRVIERHVGIESRE; encoded by the coding sequence ATGAAACTCAGTGAACTCGCATCACGACTGAACCTCGCGTTGCGCGGCGACGGCGCGATCGAAATCTTCACGCCCGCGCCGGTCGAGGCCGCCGGCCCCGGCACGATCATCTTCGTCGCAGCGCCGAAGTACGCATCCGCGTTGCAATCGAAAGTGTCGGCCGCAATCACGACCGCCGAACTCGCCGCCGATGCGAAATGCGCGACGCTGATCAGCAAAAATCCCTACGCGGACTTTTCGCGCGTGCTGGAAATTTTCTTTCCGCCGTATCGGCCTGCGCCCGGAATCGATCCAACCGCGAAGATCGCGCCTGATGCCAAGCTCGGCGAGAATGCTTCGGTCGGCGCCTATGCTGTGATCGGCGCGGGTGTGCGAATCGGCCGCGACGCCGTCATTCATCCGCATGCGACGATCTATCCGAATGTCACCGCGGGCGACAATTTTACCTGCCACAGCCACGCGTCGATCCGCGAAGGCACGACGATCGGCAATCGCGTCACGATCATGAACAACGCCGTCATCGGCGCCGACGGTTTCGGCTACGTCGAGGCGGACGGCGGCCTCGTGAAGATTCCGCAGGTCGGCACCGTGCTGATCGAGGACGATGTCGAGATCGGCGCCAACACCACCGTCGATCGGGCGATGATCGGCGTGACGATCCTGCATCGCGGGGTGAAGACCGACGACCAGGTGCATATCGGCCACAATTGCGAGATCGGCGAGTATTCGCGCTTCAGCGCGTTTGCTGGAGTGTCCGGCTCGGTGCGGGTCGGCAAGTGGACGCAGTGGGGCGGGCAGACCGGCAGCGCCGACCATATAAAGATTGGTGATCGCGCGATGATCGGGGCGCAGGCCGGCGTTCACAACGACATCGAAGAAGGCGCGGTGGTACTCGGCAGTCCCGCGATTGACGTGCGCAAGGCGCGGCGCTACATGGCAATCCTGCCGCGACTCCCGGAGCTGTTCCGGCGCCTGCGCGTGATCGAACGGCATGTAGGAATAGAAAGCCGAGAGTAG
- a CDS encoding ACS family MFS transporter, with amino-acid sequence MASSPGIATIETGASAWPRRYTVVLLFALGTALCYVDRVNISIAIIPLARDKGYDAEAKGLVLSSFFWGYLWLQMLGGWLADRFGGKRVLAAGVATWSLATFFTPLAASASFGALLAMRAMLGAGEALNFPAVHSIAARWTIASERARAISFHFSGVAFGTMIALLISPAIILAIGWPAVFYISGVLGIVWLVAWQIKAADGPEKCAGVSRHEMAAIAAGRPEAPLAEQIPWGAILREKAVWAIVIAHLCNNFGFYIILLWLPSYLAHNFQVPMARLGALSVIPYAATFVMQNASGWIADNLHRRGIGLTAVRKWMQATAFTLGAIPLIALPAAHSAAMAVALVTLSIGGGGLGAGAFAVNHLDVAPRYAGILMGLSNTFATIPGIVGVAATGFILQKTDSFAAAFYLTAAIYLIGVVCYVAMGSGERKI; translated from the coding sequence ATGGCGAGTTCGCCGGGGATCGCTACGATCGAAACTGGCGCGAGCGCCTGGCCCCGCCGCTACACCGTCGTCCTGCTGTTCGCGCTCGGCACCGCGCTCTGCTACGTCGACCGCGTCAATATCTCGATCGCGATCATCCCGCTCGCGCGCGACAAGGGTTACGACGCCGAGGCCAAAGGCCTCGTGCTGTCGTCGTTCTTCTGGGGCTACCTGTGGCTGCAGATGCTCGGCGGATGGCTCGCCGATCGTTTCGGCGGCAAGCGCGTGCTGGCGGCCGGAGTGGCAACGTGGTCGCTCGCGACGTTCTTCACGCCGCTCGCGGCGTCGGCCTCGTTCGGCGCTCTGCTGGCGATGCGCGCGATGCTCGGCGCGGGCGAGGCGCTGAACTTTCCGGCAGTACACAGTATCGCGGCGCGCTGGACGATCGCATCCGAGCGCGCGCGGGCGATCTCGTTTCACTTCAGCGGCGTCGCATTCGGCACGATGATCGCGCTGCTTATCAGTCCCGCGATCATCCTTGCGATCGGCTGGCCGGCGGTCTTTTACATTTCCGGCGTACTCGGGATCGTCTGGCTGGTGGCGTGGCAGATCAAAGCTGCCGACGGTCCCGAAAAATGTGCTGGCGTATCGCGCCATGAAATGGCGGCGATCGCGGCGGGCCGGCCCGAGGCTCCTCTGGCAGAACAGATCCCGTGGGGCGCGATCCTGCGCGAGAAAGCGGTGTGGGCGATCGTGATCGCGCACCTCTGCAACAACTTCGGCTTCTACATAATCCTGCTCTGGCTGCCGAGTTACCTCGCGCACAATTTCCAGGTCCCGATGGCGCGGCTCGGCGCGCTCTCGGTGATCCCGTATGCCGCCACATTTGTAATGCAGAATGCTTCGGGATGGATCGCTGACAACCTTCATCGCCGCGGCATCGGGCTCACTGCGGTGCGCAAGTGGATGCAGGCGACGGCGTTCACGCTCGGCGCAATCCCGCTGATCGCATTGCCGGCAGCGCATTCCGCGGCGATGGCGGTTGCACTTGTCACATTGTCAATCGGCGGCGGCGGTCTCGGCGCGGGCGCGTTCGCGGTGAATCATCTTGATGTCGCGCCGCGCTACGCCGGAATCTTGATGGGACTGTCGAACACGTTCGCAACGATCCCGGGAATCGTCGGCGTCGCCGCGACCGGCTTCATCCTGCAAAAGACCGACTCGTTCGCCGCGGCGTTCTATCTCACCGCCGCGATTTACCTCATCGGCGTCGTGTGTTACGTCGCAATGGGAAGCGGTGAACGCAAAATCTGA
- the crcB gene encoding fluoride efflux transporter CrcB has translation MLSYLLIAIGGAIGSMARFGFSGLVARATGATFPYGTMFVNVTGAAIIGFFATLTGPDGRVLASAYTRQFVMVGICGGYTTFSSFSLETLNLINDGQWLAAGTNVLMSVMLCMIAVWAGYVAASALSQGA, from the coding sequence ATGCTCTCCTACCTGTTAATTGCGATTGGCGGCGCAATCGGCTCGATGGCGCGCTTCGGCTTTAGCGGTTTGGTAGCGCGCGCGACTGGCGCGACCTTTCCCTACGGCACAATGTTCGTGAACGTTACCGGCGCCGCCATCATCGGATTTTTCGCGACCCTGACCGGCCCCGATGGACGCGTGCTCGCCTCGGCATATACGCGCCAGTTCGTAATGGTCGGAATCTGCGGCGGTTACACGACTTTCTCCAGTTTCTCTCTCGAGACGCTGAATCTGATCAACGATGGTCAATGGCTGGCGGCCGGCACCAACGTGTTAATGTCGGTGATGCTATGCATGATCGCGGTGTGGGCGGGCTACGTTGCCGCGTCGGCGCTTAGCCAGGGGGCATGA